A region from the Onthophagus taurus isolate NC chromosome 8, IU_Otau_3.0, whole genome shotgun sequence genome encodes:
- the LOC111425620 gene encoding klarsicht protein isoform X1: MPVGTSFENSAMKTSFSLSSLQAFETPEKAIKTRPFNSLTKRRKENIARRSWGSSASVQKDEFWSALQPNYDYIMNNNIIDNCQEVNGEMADESQMWSFEVFCRQFSELYSWLNSVQEVIYGTEENVTDKALRAHLMSAMSKKSDIHKLFNERATQVIAKNPEYSEEVQWRLTRLNAKWESLESVLKSSDCGCHEENCLDLDHEVKCLQGWIKNIEIMLQPVNFKTKWTKPEIEKKALEHKVVHCDIENHGKIVTSLIKVCQRTDASCNNASAKRVAENLEKRWHLVFLKSLEWQCHIENLLKSEYNLSDTELEDEPAVKHPRLTVPTPSADELDGLLVKGVDKHDLIFTEDQSHYTRSNRQGTNQATYYFKHIDTDSEMDKHDLKLEKPEETHNQCEETTDDEEEWTFSVLDLKDRNGTEENGDVTKPITENIHYLVQKAEELVRESPAQRARGNSIEVPVNKLNRVKQWLNIQPKDPDSSCDASGEDDERDSQTSEENDESVITYRALGCNSQNTSFVDLEATPKVVKRGKLSTDIRPWSVSCISQLTGRMNDEPKNFSTSESALYSLSKNYQDTNGCNGQGNNSTSSTVEESSALVFEDKCSSSRRKRFKIRKRYDRKNNGSPYHSMTLIKSGSFSGHSHIRSKADRHSVSDPSAISICHFMCDSTSGGESEDNRKLKRLSSLKTPKRQKSVAQVDIVRDGSPGKNSLIAAEEQSSSMSEQAWDGFQEEAYLSEQYSETHDSDAARKLLEFGEDYGNFLGSQSDWSASTNPGFSPPFPRKMMLPATIKEISLHSDSDCDSDIRSLLRANRQEFNSMDKIYKRQLEIGLTDYLVNNDVTDVLDNCNCFIEVLTDVLNRDNSPGVKGEVQDLLSSWRSLKDRALTMKQYRELQRQILFVKDALHLVKAKISEEVTAVDCIDDIARDIDFYTVELDTLLDHKSKLFTLIGSVHKFILSDKEYSSSFLKRDISELHRTWYEVHSGVLGRLALLKDLKQSWQTLEKRLDKLRIDLKEDEQTLDQILDAAVKGDVLSNQTLSSLRDVDKLLSEASPDNSVEGYPKISEFLFEGSCSDSGMSDEGSEHEPGEREHRLWSIRKSVKQLEAVMSPNCVIRVLMGERLAAAEEELKSVRKKCQSLVVRTCPSMQGSSSVESTSTAPDGGDPSYPQGSTKTSWLRRVTRVSIPFQLALMAILCVACLLEPHCCDNMNTFSLSLTPHLHYVRGPPPA; the protein is encoded by the exons GGAGAATATCGCCCGTAGGTCCTGGGGCAGTAGCGCCAGCGTCCAAAAGGATGAATTCTGGTCCGCCCTCCAACCCAATTACGATTATATCATGAACAACAATATAATTGATAATTGCCAG GAGGTTAATGGAGAAATGGCTGACGAATCTCAGATGTGGTCTTTTGAAGTCTTCTGCCGTCAATTCTCTGAACTCTATTCTTGGTTGAATAGCGTTCAAGAGGTCATTTACGGCACTGAGGAGAACGTCACCGATAAGGCTCTTAGGGCT cACTTGATGAGCGCTATGTCGAAAAAGAGCGATATCCATAAGTTGTTTAATGAGAGGGCCACTCAGGTTATTGCAAAAAATCCCGAATATTCCGAAGAAGTCCAATGGAGGCTCACTCGACTTAACGCCAAGTGGGAATCGTTGGAGTCTGTTTTGAAATCTTCAGATTGCGGCTGTCACGAAGAAAACTGCTTAG atttGGATCATGAGGTAAAGTGTCTTCAGGGTTGGATAAAAAATATCGAAATCATGTTGCAACccgttaattttaaaacaaaatggacCAAGCCcgaaattgaaaagaaagctTTAGAACACAAG GTTGTACACTGCGACATTGAAAACCATGGGAAGATTGTAACTTCCTTGATTAAAGTGTGCCAGCGTACCGACGCCAGTTGTAACAACGCCAGCGCTAAGCGCGTCGCTGAGAATTTAGAGAAGAGATGGCATCTGGTCTTTCTTAAGTCTTTGGAGTGGCAGTGTCATATTGAAAACTTACTTAAAAGCGAGTACAACTTATCTGATACAGAACTCGAAGACGAGCCAGCGGTTAAACATCCCAGACTCACAGTGCCAACGCCTTCAGCTGACGAACTTGATGGTTTGCTCGTCAAAGGAGTCGATAAACATGATTTAATCTTCACCGAAGATCAAAGCCATTATACGag ATCGAATCGACAAGGTACAAACCAAGCTACTTACTACTTCAAGCACATCGACACAGACTCCGAAATGGATAAACACGacttaaaattggaaaaacccGAAGAAACCCATAACCAATGCGAAGAAACCACCGACGACGAAGAAGAATGGACTTTTTCCGTACTTGATCTAAAGGATAGAAACGGAACCGAAGAAAACGGTGATGTCACAAAACCAATAACGGAAAACATACACTATTTAGTTCAAAAAGCCGAAGAATTAGTTAGAGAATCCCCCGCGCAAAGAGCGCGTGGTAACTCAATTGAAGTCCCTGTAAATAAACTCAACAGAGTCAAACAATGGCTTAACATTCAACCAAAAGACCCTGATAGTAGTTGCGATGCAAGCGGAGAAGACGACGAACGTGATTCCCAAACTTCGGAAGAAAACGATGAAAGCGTCATCACATACAGGGCATTGGGTTGTAATTCCCAAAACACCTCCTTTGTAGACTTGGAAGCTACACCAAAAGTAGTTAAACGCGGCAAATTAAGCACCGATATTCGACCGTGGAGCGTTTCATGCATATCACAATTAACTGGTAGAATGAATGACgaaccaaaaaatttttccacaTCAGAATCCGCTTTATAtagtttatcaaaaaattatcaagataCCAATGGATGTAACGGACAAGGAAATAATTCCACCTCATCTACAGTTGAGGAAAGCTCCGCTTTGGTATTTGAAGATAAATGTTCGTCAAGTCGACGtaaacgatttaaaataagGAAGCGATATGAT CGGAAAAATAATGGATCCCCTTATCATTCAATGACGCTCATTAAATCGGGATCATTTTCGGGACATAGTCACATTAGATCGAAAGCTGATCGTCATAGTGTTAGCGATCCTTCCGCGATATCAATTTGTCATTTTATGTGTGATTCAACAAGTGGTGGAGAAAGCGAAGACAATCGTAAATTAAAAAG ACTATCAAGTTTAAAAACGCCTAAACGTCAAAAATCGGTTGCCCAAGTCGATATAGTAAGAGATGGAAGCCCAGGAAAAAATAGTTTGATTGCAGCAGAAGAACAATCGAGTTCAATGTCTGAGCAAGCTTGGGATGGTTTTCAAGAA gaaGCATATTTGTCTGAACAATACAGTGAAACGCATGATTCAGACGCAGCAAGAAAATTGTTGGAATTTGGAGAGGATTATGGAAATTTCCTGGGAAGCCAATCGGATTGGTCCGCGTCGACAAATCCGGGATTCTCGCCGCCTTTTCCCCGCAAAATGATGCTTCCCGCCACCATTAAAGAAATATCGTTACATTCCGATTCGGATTGCGATTCCGATATTAGAAGTTTACTTCGCGCAAATCGTCAAGAATTTAATTCAATGGATAAAATTTACAAGCGCCAACTCGAAATTGGATTAACAGACTACTTAGTAAACAACGACGTG acgGATGTATTGGATAATTGCAACTGTTTTATAGAAGTGTTGACGGATGTATTGAATAGAGATAATAGCCCTGGTGTTAAGGGTGAAGTCCAAG ATTTGTTATCGAGCTGGCGCAGCTTAAAGGATCGTGCACTCACTATGAAACAGTACAGGGAATTACAGCGACAAATCTTATTTGTTAAGGACGCACTACATCTTGTTAAAGCTAAAATTTCTGAGGAAGTTACAGCTGTCGATTGTATTGATGACATTGCTAGGGACATCGATTTTTATACG GTGGAACTAGACACTTTGTTGGATCACAAATCGAAGCTTTTTACGCTCATAGGATCCGTCCATAAATTCATCCTCTCCGATAAAGAGTACAGTTCATCGTTTTTGAAACGGGACATATCTGAGTTGCATCGTACTTGGTACGAAGTTCATAGTGGGGTTTTGGGTCGTCTCGCTTTGCTTAAAGATTTGAAACAATCGTGGCAAACTTTGGAGAAACGTTTAGATAAGTTAAGAATAGATTTGAAGGAAGATGAGCAAACGTTAGACCAAATATTAGATGCTGCCGTGAAAGGTGATGTTTTATCCAATCAGACTTTATCATCGTTACGCGATGTTGATAAATTACTTTCGGAAGCATCACCCGATAATTCCGTTGAGGGTTATCCGAAAATCTCCGAATTTCTATTCGAAGGATCCTGTTCGGACAGCGGAATGTCGGATGAAGGGTCAGAACACGAGCCGGGAGAAAGAGAGCACCGACTGTGGTCGATCAGAAAGTCTGTAAAACAACTAGAAGCCGTCATGTCGCCGAACTGCGTGATCAGAGTATTGATGGGGGAACGATTGGCTGCCGCCGAAGAGGAGTTGAAGAGTGTTAGGAAAAAATGCCAGTCGCTAGTCGTGCGGACCTGCCCCTCGATGCAAGGTTCATCAAG
- the LOC111425620 gene encoding klarsicht protein isoform X2: MSLKPSQRQTTEEEGCPAETQTLRLPVVHCDIENHGKIVTSLIKVCQRTDASCNNASAKRVAENLEKRWHLVFLKSLEWQCHIENLLKSEYNLSDTELEDEPAVKHPRLTVPTPSADELDGLLVKGVDKHDLIFTEDQSHYTRSNRQGTNQATYYFKHIDTDSEMDKHDLKLEKPEETHNQCEETTDDEEEWTFSVLDLKDRNGTEENGDVTKPITENIHYLVQKAEELVRESPAQRARGNSIEVPVNKLNRVKQWLNIQPKDPDSSCDASGEDDERDSQTSEENDESVITYRALGCNSQNTSFVDLEATPKVVKRGKLSTDIRPWSVSCISQLTGRMNDEPKNFSTSESALYSLSKNYQDTNGCNGQGNNSTSSTVEESSALVFEDKCSSSRRKRFKIRKRYDRKNNGSPYHSMTLIKSGSFSGHSHIRSKADRHSVSDPSAISICHFMCDSTSGGESEDNRKLKRLSSLKTPKRQKSVAQVDIVRDGSPGKNSLIAAEEQSSSMSEQAWDGFQEEAYLSEQYSETHDSDAARKLLEFGEDYGNFLGSQSDWSASTNPGFSPPFPRKMMLPATIKEISLHSDSDCDSDIRSLLRANRQEFNSMDKIYKRQLEIGLTDYLVNNDVTDVLDNCNCFIEVLTDVLNRDNSPGVKGEVQDLLSSWRSLKDRALTMKQYRELQRQILFVKDALHLVKAKISEEVTAVDCIDDIARDIDFYTVELDTLLDHKSKLFTLIGSVHKFILSDKEYSSSFLKRDISELHRTWYEVHSGVLGRLALLKDLKQSWQTLEKRLDKLRIDLKEDEQTLDQILDAAVKGDVLSNQTLSSLRDVDKLLSEASPDNSVEGYPKISEFLFEGSCSDSGMSDEGSEHEPGEREHRLWSIRKSVKQLEAVMSPNCVIRVLMGERLAAAEEELKSVRKKCQSLVVRTCPSMQGSSSVESTSTAPDGGDPSYPQGSTKTSWLRRVTRVSIPFQLALMAILCVACLLEPHCCDNMNTFSLSLTPHLHYVRGPPPA, from the exons ATGTCTTTAAAACCCTCGCAAAGGCAGACGACGGAAGAAGAAGGATGCCCTGCAGAGACGCAGACGCTTCGTCTACCG GTTGTACACTGCGACATTGAAAACCATGGGAAGATTGTAACTTCCTTGATTAAAGTGTGCCAGCGTACCGACGCCAGTTGTAACAACGCCAGCGCTAAGCGCGTCGCTGAGAATTTAGAGAAGAGATGGCATCTGGTCTTTCTTAAGTCTTTGGAGTGGCAGTGTCATATTGAAAACTTACTTAAAAGCGAGTACAACTTATCTGATACAGAACTCGAAGACGAGCCAGCGGTTAAACATCCCAGACTCACAGTGCCAACGCCTTCAGCTGACGAACTTGATGGTTTGCTCGTCAAAGGAGTCGATAAACATGATTTAATCTTCACCGAAGATCAAAGCCATTATACGag ATCGAATCGACAAGGTACAAACCAAGCTACTTACTACTTCAAGCACATCGACACAGACTCCGAAATGGATAAACACGacttaaaattggaaaaacccGAAGAAACCCATAACCAATGCGAAGAAACCACCGACGACGAAGAAGAATGGACTTTTTCCGTACTTGATCTAAAGGATAGAAACGGAACCGAAGAAAACGGTGATGTCACAAAACCAATAACGGAAAACATACACTATTTAGTTCAAAAAGCCGAAGAATTAGTTAGAGAATCCCCCGCGCAAAGAGCGCGTGGTAACTCAATTGAAGTCCCTGTAAATAAACTCAACAGAGTCAAACAATGGCTTAACATTCAACCAAAAGACCCTGATAGTAGTTGCGATGCAAGCGGAGAAGACGACGAACGTGATTCCCAAACTTCGGAAGAAAACGATGAAAGCGTCATCACATACAGGGCATTGGGTTGTAATTCCCAAAACACCTCCTTTGTAGACTTGGAAGCTACACCAAAAGTAGTTAAACGCGGCAAATTAAGCACCGATATTCGACCGTGGAGCGTTTCATGCATATCACAATTAACTGGTAGAATGAATGACgaaccaaaaaatttttccacaTCAGAATCCGCTTTATAtagtttatcaaaaaattatcaagataCCAATGGATGTAACGGACAAGGAAATAATTCCACCTCATCTACAGTTGAGGAAAGCTCCGCTTTGGTATTTGAAGATAAATGTTCGTCAAGTCGACGtaaacgatttaaaataagGAAGCGATATGAT CGGAAAAATAATGGATCCCCTTATCATTCAATGACGCTCATTAAATCGGGATCATTTTCGGGACATAGTCACATTAGATCGAAAGCTGATCGTCATAGTGTTAGCGATCCTTCCGCGATATCAATTTGTCATTTTATGTGTGATTCAACAAGTGGTGGAGAAAGCGAAGACAATCGTAAATTAAAAAG ACTATCAAGTTTAAAAACGCCTAAACGTCAAAAATCGGTTGCCCAAGTCGATATAGTAAGAGATGGAAGCCCAGGAAAAAATAGTTTGATTGCAGCAGAAGAACAATCGAGTTCAATGTCTGAGCAAGCTTGGGATGGTTTTCAAGAA gaaGCATATTTGTCTGAACAATACAGTGAAACGCATGATTCAGACGCAGCAAGAAAATTGTTGGAATTTGGAGAGGATTATGGAAATTTCCTGGGAAGCCAATCGGATTGGTCCGCGTCGACAAATCCGGGATTCTCGCCGCCTTTTCCCCGCAAAATGATGCTTCCCGCCACCATTAAAGAAATATCGTTACATTCCGATTCGGATTGCGATTCCGATATTAGAAGTTTACTTCGCGCAAATCGTCAAGAATTTAATTCAATGGATAAAATTTACAAGCGCCAACTCGAAATTGGATTAACAGACTACTTAGTAAACAACGACGTG acgGATGTATTGGATAATTGCAACTGTTTTATAGAAGTGTTGACGGATGTATTGAATAGAGATAATAGCCCTGGTGTTAAGGGTGAAGTCCAAG ATTTGTTATCGAGCTGGCGCAGCTTAAAGGATCGTGCACTCACTATGAAACAGTACAGGGAATTACAGCGACAAATCTTATTTGTTAAGGACGCACTACATCTTGTTAAAGCTAAAATTTCTGAGGAAGTTACAGCTGTCGATTGTATTGATGACATTGCTAGGGACATCGATTTTTATACG GTGGAACTAGACACTTTGTTGGATCACAAATCGAAGCTTTTTACGCTCATAGGATCCGTCCATAAATTCATCCTCTCCGATAAAGAGTACAGTTCATCGTTTTTGAAACGGGACATATCTGAGTTGCATCGTACTTGGTACGAAGTTCATAGTGGGGTTTTGGGTCGTCTCGCTTTGCTTAAAGATTTGAAACAATCGTGGCAAACTTTGGAGAAACGTTTAGATAAGTTAAGAATAGATTTGAAGGAAGATGAGCAAACGTTAGACCAAATATTAGATGCTGCCGTGAAAGGTGATGTTTTATCCAATCAGACTTTATCATCGTTACGCGATGTTGATAAATTACTTTCGGAAGCATCACCCGATAATTCCGTTGAGGGTTATCCGAAAATCTCCGAATTTCTATTCGAAGGATCCTGTTCGGACAGCGGAATGTCGGATGAAGGGTCAGAACACGAGCCGGGAGAAAGAGAGCACCGACTGTGGTCGATCAGAAAGTCTGTAAAACAACTAGAAGCCGTCATGTCGCCGAACTGCGTGATCAGAGTATTGATGGGGGAACGATTGGCTGCCGCCGAAGAGGAGTTGAAGAGTGTTAGGAAAAAATGCCAGTCGCTAGTCGTGCGGACCTGCCCCTCGATGCAAGGTTCATCAAG